The window GATGCCGGTCATCAAGTTGCGGCGATGGAACGAGAGTACCATCACAAAGCCGGTGTAGAAGAAGATCCCTTCCATGATCAGGTAATACCCGATCAGGTTCTTCAAAAAGGCTTGGGCACCTTCGAAGGTGTCGGTCGTGAAACCTTCCTGGAGGATTTCGTTCGTCAGTTCCATTTCGAAATCGTCTTTGGCGGCGATCGCGGGAACCTCGTGATACATGTTGAAGACTTCGCCTTCGTTCAAGCCGAGGCTCTCGACGACGTACAGGAACGTGTGCGTGTGCACGGCTTCTTCAAAGGCTTGCCGGAGCAGGTATTGCCGGCACTCGGCGTTGGTGACGTGCCGGAAAATCGCCAGCACCAGGTTGTTGCCAACGAGGCTTTCGGCTGTGGCGAAAAAGCCGAGGTTGCGAAGAATCACGCGGCGTTCATCGGCAGTCAGCTTGCTCGAACGCCAGGTTTCGATGTCTTTATTCATCGCCACTTCGGTGGGCATCCAGTGATTGGCGCAGGCATTGACGTAATGCTCCCAGGCCCAGCTGTACTTCAGCGGCATCAATTGATTGACGTCGACCTGATGGCAGTTGATGAGCCGCTTTTCGCGAGCATCGATGCGGGATGGAGGATTGGCGATCGTGTTATTGAAATCAACTTGATTGGCGGTGGTCATGAGTTTTGCTTTGAAGATTTTGAATTTCAGATTGTCGCCACCGGCTGAAGCCGGTGGCTAAGACGCATCCTTTCGCGGAGCGAAAGGGGACAGAGTTTACTGGCAAGCTTCGCAGGTGGGATCGTTGATCAAGCATGCCTTCGGTTCGCTGGCGAGCGGCTCGCGAGTGACTTCGACATCGCTCGACGAGCTCTTGTTCTTCATCCACTTGGGCTGAATACCGAAGCGGTTGACGTCCAGCGTCGACTTCTCGACCTGCGTTGCGGCGAGCGTGCGGAGGTAATAAGTCGTCTTCAAGCCCTTCGACCAGGCGAGCAAGTACATGTCGTGCAACTTGCGGCCGCTTGGTTCGGCGAGGTAAAGATTGAGCGACTGACCTTGGTCGATCCACTTCTGGCGGCGGGCGGCGCATTCGATGAGCCATTGCGGTTCAATTTCGAACGACGTGAAGAACCGCCGGCGCAGATCGAGCGGAATGCGACCGATGTTCTGCAGCGAGCCGTCGTAGTACTTCAGCTCTTCCAACATCTGCGCGTCCCACAGGCCGCGGCGTTTCAGTTCGCTGACGAGAACTTCGTTCACCTGCGTGAACTCACCGGACAGGTTGCTCTTCACATAGAGGAGCTTGTATTCCGGTTCGATCGATTGCGTCACACCGATCAGCGTCGAGATCGTCGCCGTCGGGGCGATGGCGAGTACATTGCTGTTCCGCATGCCGTGCTTTGCGATCAGGTCACGAACCGGTTGCCAATCGAGTTTGCAGCTGCGATCGACGGGAATCGCTTCGCCGCGCTCTTGCTCCAACACATCGACGGTGTCGATCGGCAACAAACCGCGATCCCACTTCGAGCCGGCGTAGGTCGGATACGAACCGCGTTCGGCAGCAAGTTCAGCCGAGGCTTGCAGGGCGAAGTACGAAATCGCTTCCATGCTTTCGTCAGCAAAAGCGACGGCGGCTTCGCTCGCGTAGCACAGGCCCTGCGCGTGCAATGCATCTTGAAAGCCCATGATTCCCAGGCCGATCGGCCGATGACGCCGATTCGAGCGTTCGGCTTCGGGCGTGGGATAGTAGTTGATGTCGATCACGTTATCGAGCATCCGCACCGCGGTCTTCACCGTGATCGCGAGCTTGTCGAGATCGAGCTTTCCGTCACGAACGTGTTCGCCGAGGTTGACGCTGCCGAGATTGCAAACGGCAGTTTCTTCGGGCGACGTGTTGAGCAAAATCTCGGTGCAGAGATTGCTGCTATGCACCACGCCGACGTGATCCTGCGGCGAGCGGACGTTCGACGGATCCTTGAACGTGATCCACGGGTGGCCCGTTTCGAACAGCCGCGTCAGCATCTTCCGCCACAGATCGGCGGCAGGAATGCGGCGGAAGAGTTGCACTTCGCCGCTGTCGGCCATCCGTTCGTATTCTTCGTAGCGTTCTTCGAAAGCCCGTCCGAATAGATCGTGCAGATCGCTCACTTCATCAGGGCTGAAGAGAGTCCACTCGGCGTTTTGCTTGACCCGCTTGAGGAACAGATCGGGAATCCAGTTCGCCGTGTGCATGTCGTGCGTACGGCGGCGATCGTCGCCGGTGTTCTTGCGCAGATCGAGGAATTCCTCGATATCGAGATGCCATGTTTCGAGATACGAACAAACGGCGCCCTTCCGCTTGCCGCCTTGATTCACGGCGACGGCAGCGTCGTTGACGACTTTGAGGAACGGAATCACGCCCTGGCTCTTGCCGTTCGTGCCGCTGATGTGGGCGTTCGTCGCCCGCACGTTCGTCCAGTCGTTGCCAAGACCGCCGGCCCATTTCGAAAGCATCGCGTTGTCGCTGACGGCTTTGAAAATGTGAGCCAGGTCGTCCTTCACCGTGCTGAGGTAGCACGAGCTGAGCTGCGGATGCGGCGTGCCTGAGTTAAACAGCGTCGGCGTAGCCGAAGTGAAATGGAACTGCGACAGCGTTTCATAGAATTGAATCGCCCGCTCTTCGCGGTTGGCTTCCTGCAGCGCCAAGCCCATCGCAACTCGCATCCAGAAGTACTGCGGCGTTTCGATCCGGCGGCCATCGATGTGCAGCAAGTAGCGATCGTAAATCGCTTGCGCACCGAGATAGCGGAACTGGCCATCGCGCTCCGGCTTCATCGCAGCGGCGAGCTTCGTGAGATCGAACTCACGCAGTTCCGTCGACAACCGACCAGCACGAATGCCGTCGATGATGTAGTGCTCGAACTGATTTTCATGGATCCGCGCCAGCGACTTCGGATCGGGGGTTTCGCCGAAGGCTTCGCGATAGATGACGTTGAGCGTCAAACGCGAAGCAACCACGTCGAAGGCCGGATCGCGTTCGATACGCGAACGGGCCGCCAGGATCTGCGCGCGATAAACTTCTGCCACGCTAATGCCGTCGAAAACCGAACGCATGACTTCTTCGAGCAAGTCATCGACGCTGACGAGGTCTTCCAGGCCGCGGGCCGCTTCGGCCAGACGCTTGCGAGCACGGCGCGGATCGAAGGGAACTCGCGTGCCGTCGTCGAGAACGACATGAATGGAGGGCGTTGGTTCGACGAGGGGCTCATCGATCCGCAGGGCGCGAATCTTGGCATGTTCGGCGCGATACAGGATGTAACAACGGGCCACGCGATAGTGACCGCGGTTCATCAATTCCATTTCGACGAGGTCTTGAATGCGCTCGACATCGACGCCGTTCCCTTGACCAGCCAGGGGAGCCACATCGTCGGCCACCGCTCGCGCGACACCGGCGATGTCTTCCAGCACGTCGCTTTCCAGCGGCTGACCGTCGGCCAAGCGCAGTTCGGCGCGAAAGGCATTGGCGATGGCGTTTTGGATTCGGCCCAGATCGAAGGGAATGACGCGAGCATCACGTTTGCGAACCAACCACTCATGCGGCGCGAGCAACATTCAAAGACTCCTCCGCTTCTCGATTCTGCGAATGAGAAGCAATGCGCGACCCACGCCGAATTCAAGGTGGTGGCGGCAGAGGTGATGGGTGCGCGCACGGGCTCACCAGGCATGAGCAGGCGCGCGGAAATACCATCGAGCGATGCGGCTGACTTTTCAACCGCGAGCGCTGTCCTCGACCGACCTTCCCCTAGAAGGCCCGGCGGATGAAACACGCGGCCTGACAGCAACCGGCTGTCAATGGACAAGCTGCATGCTTCGTTGCTGGCAGGTCTTCGGACTCATGGACGCTGCGGGTCTCAACGGTTGATTGAGGCCGCAATCTACTAGCCGTCGCTTCCCAAGAAAAATGCAAATATCCCGATGCGCGCAGCATTACCTGGCACAGTCTCAGACGGGGATTTTCGCAAGCTTCCTCAGTGCGATTTGACGGCGGTCGTTTCCACTTACCGCTGCGGGGCAGTCCCGGTTTTTCACCGGCGTTCCCTCTTGGCGAGGCTCTGAGCGTTCAGAGCCAACCAGCAACGCGACCCATCATATCGTGCAATCATAGTGAGTCAACCACAACTGGTAGGTTTCGCGAAGGCTCGATGAAGAAACGGCGCAAGCCCAAGTGGGGCATCGATTTGCCAGGAAAAGATTTCGCTTGGTAACGGTGAACGTTAGAATTGGCCACCAGTTCAAGCAGAGCTAGCGTGATGTTCGGTTTCTCTTTTTGGAGCGGGCAAATGAGCCGTTTTCCGTGGCGAAGCTTGTTGGTTGGCGGCTGCGTTCTTTCGGCAACACTCGGAGCTGGTTGCACGCAATCGGTGTCGAATTCTTCGCTGCAACGGACGGCAGATTCCCGACCAGCGCCAGACTCAACCGAAGCGGTAGAGTCGATCGAGCAAACGATTCCGGCCGAGCCTGGCCTCGTCACACCGCCGACGCCGGTGCAGCTCACTTCGTTCAAAGCTCCCGAGCAAGAAGCGATCTGGTCGAGCTTTCGCGGTCCGACGGGGATGGGAACTTCTGAGACGAAAGGATTCCCGCTCGCGTGGAGCCTGACCGAGAACATCGCCTGGCGGGCCGATTTGCCGGGGCCTGGCGCGTCGAGCCCGATTGTCTTTGGCGACCGGATTTATATCACCGCCTATTCCGGATTTTTTGTTCCGGGCGAGGAAGGGAGCAAAGAAAACCTCACGCGGCATTTGATCGCCCTGAAGCGCGCCGATGGCAGTCTGATCTGGGAACAAAAAGTAAAAGCCAGGCTCCCCGAAGAAGACCGCATTCGCGATCACGGCTTTGCAGCGAGCACGCCTGCCGCCGATGCCGACGGCGTGGTGGTGTTCTTTGGCAAGACCGGCGTGATCGCTTTCAATCACGCGGGAAACGAAGTCTGGCGGCGCGAAGTGGGCGACAAGACGCACGGTTGGGGTTCGTCGGCTTCGCCGGTGTTTTATAAGGACCTTGTCTTCATCAACGCCAGTGTCGAGAGCGAATCGCTGTTTGCCCTCGATCGTAAGACTGGTGAAGTCAAATGGCAGCAGAAGAAGATTCGTGAAGCCTGGAATACTCCCGTGCTGGTGCGTGCCGAATCGGGGCGACTCGAACTGGTTGTTGCCACGCAGGGAAAAATTCTGGCCTTCAATCCGGATACGGGAGAGCCGCTGTGGAACTGCGATACCGATATCACGTGGTACATGGTGCCGAGCGTCGTGGCCGCCGATGGCGTGGTGTTTTCGCTCGGCGGTCGATCGGGCATTGCGGGCCTGGCAGTGCGGGCGGGTGGCAGTGGTGATGTGACCGATGCCAATCGCCTGTGGACCAGCAAGAAGGGTTGCAATGTTCCTTCGCCCATTTATCTCGACAAGCATCTGTACTGGATGCATCAGGATTTGGGAGTGGCCTACTGTGCGAAGGCCGATACCGGCGAGATCGTGTATGAAGAGCGCATCGCACGCAGTCAGGTCTACGCCTCGGCGCTGCTCGCCGATGGGAAGATTTATTACCTGACGCGCGACGGCAAGACCTATGTCGTGGCCGCCAAGCCGAAGTTCGAACAACTCGCCTTGAACGACATGAGCGACCGCAACGACCGCAACAATATTTTCAACGCTAGCCCCGCGGTCGATGGCTCTCGGCTCCTCATTCGCAACGATAAGCACCTATACTGCATTGGTAAGTAAGCCTCTACGGAAACCCACGTAAGAGAAAGCACTGCCATGCGGATCGGAATTATCGCGCTGCTGCAGGAATCGAACACGTTCATCGCGCAGCCGACGCAGCTCTCCCACTTCGAACAAGACATGCTGGTGACCGGCGATGCCATGCGGGAACGCTTGCAGGGCACGCATCATGAAGTCGGCGGCATGTTTCACGCGCTCGAGGATTTGAGCGTTACGCCGGTGCCGATCTTTGCCGCGCGGGCTTTTCCGTTTGCTTCCATCGAACGTTTGGCGGCCGAAGAGCTGCTGCGGCGAATGTTCGCAGCGCTGGACGAGGCCGGAAGAATCGACGGCTTGCTGGTCGCGCCGCACGGCGCGACCGTGAGCGAGCCCTGGCCCGATTTCGATGGCTATTGGCTGACGGAA is drawn from Anatilimnocola floriformis and contains these coding sequences:
- a CDS encoding ribonucleotide-diphosphate reductase subunit beta, which produces MTTANQVDFNNTIANPPSRIDAREKRLINCHQVDVNQLMPLKYSWAWEHYVNACANHWMPTEVAMNKDIETWRSSKLTADERRVILRNLGFFATAESLVGNNLVLAIFRHVTNAECRQYLLRQAFEEAVHTHTFLYVVESLGLNEGEVFNMYHEVPAIAAKDDFEMELTNEILQEGFTTDTFEGAQAFLKNLIGYYLIMEGIFFYTGFVMVLSFHRRNLMTGIGEQFQYILRDETIHLNFGIDLINGIRNENPQLWTPEFQQAMITRIRAAVELEIAYARDVLPRGILGLNADSFRDYVQFIADRRLERIGLPVQYGSSNPFPWMSETIDLSKEKNFFETRVTEYQSASTLSWD
- a CDS encoding ribonucleoside-diphosphate reductase subunit alpha → MLLAPHEWLVRKRDARVIPFDLGRIQNAIANAFRAELRLADGQPLESDVLEDIAGVARAVADDVAPLAGQGNGVDVERIQDLVEMELMNRGHYRVARCYILYRAEHAKIRALRIDEPLVEPTPSIHVVLDDGTRVPFDPRRARKRLAEAARGLEDLVSVDDLLEEVMRSVFDGISVAEVYRAQILAARSRIERDPAFDVVASRLTLNVIYREAFGETPDPKSLARIHENQFEHYIIDGIRAGRLSTELREFDLTKLAAAMKPERDGQFRYLGAQAIYDRYLLHIDGRRIETPQYFWMRVAMGLALQEANREERAIQFYETLSQFHFTSATPTLFNSGTPHPQLSSCYLSTVKDDLAHIFKAVSDNAMLSKWAGGLGNDWTNVRATNAHISGTNGKSQGVIPFLKVVNDAAVAVNQGGKRKGAVCSYLETWHLDIEEFLDLRKNTGDDRRRTHDMHTANWIPDLFLKRVKQNAEWTLFSPDEVSDLHDLFGRAFEERYEEYERMADSGEVQLFRRIPAADLWRKMLTRLFETGHPWITFKDPSNVRSPQDHVGVVHSSNLCTEILLNTSPEETAVCNLGSVNLGEHVRDGKLDLDKLAITVKTAVRMLDNVIDINYYPTPEAERSNRRHRPIGLGIMGFQDALHAQGLCYASEAAVAFADESMEAISYFALQASAELAAERGSYPTYAGSKWDRGLLPIDTVDVLEQERGEAIPVDRSCKLDWQPVRDLIAKHGMRNSNVLAIAPTATISTLIGVTQSIEPEYKLLYVKSNLSGEFTQVNEVLVSELKRRGLWDAQMLEELKYYDGSLQNIGRIPLDLRRRFFTSFEIEPQWLIECAARRQKWIDQGQSLNLYLAEPSGRKLHDMYLLAWSKGLKTTYYLRTLAATQVEKSTLDVNRFGIQPKWMKNKSSSSDVEVTREPLASEPKACLINDPTCEACQ
- a CDS encoding PQQ-binding-like beta-propeller repeat protein; translated protein: MSRFPWRSLLVGGCVLSATLGAGCTQSVSNSSLQRTADSRPAPDSTEAVESIEQTIPAEPGLVTPPTPVQLTSFKAPEQEAIWSSFRGPTGMGTSETKGFPLAWSLTENIAWRADLPGPGASSPIVFGDRIYITAYSGFFVPGEEGSKENLTRHLIALKRADGSLIWEQKVKARLPEEDRIRDHGFAASTPAADADGVVVFFGKTGVIAFNHAGNEVWRREVGDKTHGWGSSASPVFYKDLVFINASVESESLFALDRKTGEVKWQQKKIREAWNTPVLVRAESGRLELVVATQGKILAFNPDTGEPLWNCDTDITWYMVPSVVAADGVVFSLGGRSGIAGLAVRAGGSGDVTDANRLWTSKKGCNVPSPIYLDKHLYWMHQDLGVAYCAKADTGEIVYEERIARSQVYASALLADGKIYYLTRDGKTYVVAAKPKFEQLALNDMSDRNDRNNIFNASPAVDGSRLLIRNDKHLYCIGK